The Cylindrospermum stagnale PCC 7417 genome segment CACGGAACCGGGGTTAATTCGGTCTAATCCCGCGTGTTTTGGTGCTGTGCCGTGGGTTGCTTCAAAAATCGCACTGGAATCGCCAATATTAGCTCCTGGCCCCATTCCCAAGCCGCCAACAATCGCCGCTGCGGCATCTGACAAGTAATCGCCATTCAAGTTCATCGTCGCCAAAATCGAATATTCATCCGGTCTAGTTTGGATTTGTTGAAAAATACTGTCAGCAATCCGGTCATTGACCATAATCTTCTCTTTCCACTGGCCGTTGCCGTGGGTTGCCCAAATTGAGTTAAGAACTTCTTCAACTTCCTTAACAATTTGTGCCTTTTTCTCTGGGGTCAGGGAGTTGAACCCAGGATCAATCTGCTGGGCGTTGTCTTCTAAGGAGATATTCGGGTTTTTCTCCTTGTTACTCAAAATCCAAGATTCCCTTTCGGTGACTGTTTCTTGGCGAAATTCGCTGGTGGCGACTTCATAACCCCAATCGCGGAAAGCGCCTTCGGTGTACTTCATAATGTTGCCCTTATGCACCAAAGTCACTTGCTGCTTGTTTTTGGGCAATAGCAGGGCGTGTTGGATCGCGCGTCTGACTAGGCGCTGAGAACCGGTTTTGCTGATGGGTTTGATGCCAATGCCAGAATCTAAGGGAATTTGCTTTTTACCATGTTCTGGGGTGGCGGGGATGAGTTCTTCGTTGAGGATTTTAATTAAGCGATCGCCAATTTCACTTCCTTGTTTCCACTCAATGCCCAAATAAATATCTTCCGTATTTTCCCGATAAATAATTACATCTAGTTTTTCGGGGTTTTTGTGCGGAGATGGCGTACCTGCGTAGTAGCGACAAGGACGCACGCAGGCATAAAGGTCAAAAATTTGCCGCAACGCCACGTTTAAGGAACGAATCCCGCCGCCGACGGGGGTGGTTAGTGGCCCTTTGATAGCAACGCCATATTCTTCAATTGCTGTGAGAGTATCCTGAGGCAAGTACTGGTATGTGCCGTATAAATCACAGGCTTCATCGCCAGCATAAACCTTAAACCAGTTAATTTCTCGTGTGCCTTTGTATGCCTTTGCTACTGCCGCATCCAGAACTTTTTGGGCAGCAGGCCAGATATCTATACCCGTGCCGTCACCGCGAATAAAGGGGATAATTGGATTGTCCGGCACAATCGGCTCACCTTTTTTGAAGGTGATTTTTGATCCTGTTGTGGGGGGAATAATCTTATCGTACATACATTACACACTCCAGATAGATACGCCGCCACTCAAAGTGAGAAAATTTTTCTTTGGTTGGCTAGCCGATTTTGCTGTGTCTTATTTTCACCAAATCATGAAGCGCAGATTATCCCCTACTTCCCCTTGTACAATATTTGGGGCTAAGGTGTGGAATATCAGTGAGAAAATCGCTATTTTGTGCGAACGCGAGTAGCGTGCCGGAGGCAATCTAAAATAGTAAACTACTTTTCGCTATCAGTGCTTCGCTGATGTGAACACCCGATAGCCGTTCGTCTTCGACGCGCCTTAGGCAATCTGCCTATTCACTGACCGCTAACACGAGTAATGGCATGACAGACCCAATGATTGTATCAGGCACTGCTAATGACATCGACTCCCTGCGAAAGTCGTTAAACGCTGGGTCGGAAAAAGTCCAACAACAAATAATCCCGCAGTTAGCTGATTTGGGCAATGAGGGGGAATATGTGTTGAGGGAATTTTTACTGAAACGTCGTGATACCCCAGCAACTTGGATT includes the following:
- a CDS encoding NADP-dependent isocitrate dehydrogenase encodes the protein MYDKIIPPTTGSKITFKKGEPIVPDNPIIPFIRGDGTGIDIWPAAQKVLDAAVAKAYKGTREINWFKVYAGDEACDLYGTYQYLPQDTLTAIEEYGVAIKGPLTTPVGGGIRSLNVALRQIFDLYACVRPCRYYAGTPSPHKNPEKLDVIIYRENTEDIYLGIEWKQGSEIGDRLIKILNEELIPATPEHGKKQIPLDSGIGIKPISKTGSQRLVRRAIQHALLLPKNKQQVTLVHKGNIMKYTEGAFRDWGYEVATSEFRQETVTERESWILSNKEKNPNISLEDNAQQIDPGFNSLTPEKKAQIVKEVEEVLNSIWATHGNGQWKEKIMVNDRIADSIFQQIQTRPDEYSILATMNLNGDYLSDAAAAIVGGLGMGPGANIGDSSAIFEATHGTAPKHAGLDRINPGSVILSGVMMLEFLGWQEAADLVKKGLGDAIANGQVTYDLARLLEPPVEPLKCSEFAEAIIQHFG